A part of Dreissena polymorpha isolate Duluth1 chromosome 13, UMN_Dpol_1.0, whole genome shotgun sequence genomic DNA contains:
- the LOC127856104 gene encoding uncharacterized protein LOC127856104 → MYQSTSSNVNHQKVVLPPIITWYMDKDTPSDYNDDINITDKSVSNVAGDRTTSTLTITPSQEQHGAIIYCKVSNGYGSIISDRKSRIDVLVPVVIRPIDNATVLQNKALSVTCLYTEGNPPRTSVTWIQVKTSRVVGVEQTLTIPNMQITDEGYYKCRVNNTLEPSGCCAQTPYDETMFYVDVQFLGNGSYPSVWAAVGGAVGGAVMIVVFGLLIYWKKFKRNPPAVAQVR, encoded by the exons ATGTACCAATCAACTTCATCAAATGTGAATCATCAGAAGGTCGTCCTACCCCCCATCATAACTTGGTATATGGACAAAGACACCCCCTCGGATTACAACGATGATATAAATATCACTGACAAAAGCGTAAGTAATGTTGCAGGAGATCGGACGACAAGCACTCTGACAATCACTCCTTCACAGGAACAGCACGGGGCAATTATATACTGCAAAGTCTCAAATGGGTACGGGTCGATCATATCAGACAGGAAATCCCGTATTGACGTGTTGG TTCCAGTTGTTATACGACCAATTGATAATGCAACGGTGTTACAAAACAAGGCCTTGTCTGTCACGTGTCTCTACACTGAAGGAAACCCACCTAGGACGAGTGTCACGTGGATACAAGTAAAAACATCTCGCGTTGTCGGAGTCGAGCAAACGCTTACGATTCCAAATATGCAAATCACTGATGAAGGATATTATAAGTGCAGAGTCAACAACACTTTGGAACCTTCAGGTTGCTGTGCACAGACGCCTTACGATGAAACCATGTTTTACGTTGATGTACAAT TTTTAGGTAACGGATCCTATCCATCGGTCTGGGCTGCAGTAGGAGGGGCTGTAGGTGGAGCTGTCATGATAGTCGTGTTTGGGCTTTTAATATATTGGAAGAAATTTAAAC GTAATCCACCCGCAGTTGCTCAAGTACGATGA